A genome region from Hymenobacter tibetensis includes the following:
- a CDS encoding class I SAM-dependent methyltransferase: MQQPGPSQSASYPPPPVDATPNEQLEYDRGLWNHFLLDATWRNTRFNAQPNRLLLEAVEDCRAGKALDVNMGEGRNALYLAQQGWQVTGVDIADQALVYAQQQAQRLGVCLTTIEHDANTYNWGTNQWDLIVLCYADEGTHVAQVQAALRPGGLLVFENFHVEVNQTRNNQSGKTIGFATNELQHLYAAANFQIIRYEEPLSVADFSKETCRLVKLVAQKI; this comes from the coding sequence ATGCAACAGCCTGGTCCTTCGCAGTCCGCTAGCTATCCGCCGCCCCCAGTTGATGCCACGCCAAACGAGCAACTTGAATACGACCGTGGCCTTTGGAACCACTTCCTGCTGGATGCCACCTGGCGAAACACGCGCTTCAACGCCCAGCCTAACAGGTTGCTACTGGAGGCAGTAGAAGACTGCAGAGCTGGCAAGGCGCTGGATGTGAACATGGGGGAGGGTCGCAACGCCCTATACCTAGCTCAGCAAGGGTGGCAGGTCACCGGCGTAGACATTGCAGATCAAGCCCTAGTCTACGCTCAGCAACAGGCGCAGCGCTTAGGCGTCTGCCTAACTACTATTGAGCACGACGCAAATACGTATAACTGGGGTACCAACCAGTGGGACCTAATTGTGCTGTGCTACGCCGACGAAGGTACGCACGTAGCGCAGGTGCAGGCGGCACTTAGGCCCGGGGGCTTGCTCGTATTCGAGAACTTTCACGTTGAAGTCAACCAAACCCGCAATAACCAATCCGGTAAGACGATTGGGTTTGCTACAAACGAATTGCAGCACCTGTATGCTGCCGCTAACTTCCAGATTATTCGCTACGAAGAGCCGCTAAGCGTAGCTGACTTTTCGAAAGAAACCTGCCGCTTAGTGAAGCTGGTGGCCCAGAAGATTTAG
- the nagB gene encoding glucosamine-6-phosphate deaminase, whose translation MVNVAATSRVPVRVFPDSELASSTVARELAAFIRQRAAEGRTAVLGLATGSSPTRVYEELVRLHREEGLSFQNVVSFNLDEYYPMAPDSLQSYVRFMREYLFDHIDIKPENVHIPDGTVPIEQVADYCRRYEQQIQEAGGIDWQLLGIGRTGHIGFNEPGSGSESRTRMITLDHITRTDAASDFYGEENVPRRALTMGVGTILEARNIVLLAWGEGKAAVVKRMVEGEPTDTVPATYLQHHPAVQAVLDEAAAAELSPQKTPWLANVPCNWQDEALVRKALTWLARRTEKPILKLTDEDYNENGLSGLLAESGPAYSINIRVFNELQHTITGWPGGKPHADDTHRPERAAPFPKRVLVFSPHPDDDVISMGGTLIRLVDQGHEVHVAYQTSGNIAVFDDEAIRFAEFVADYDEAFRFDDQPAETLYQRVVEFLENKQPGQVDSNEVQQIKGLIRRGEAKSACRYVGVPQERAHFQELPFYETGRVRKKPLSDEDIQLTMELLDRIQPQQIYAAGDLSDPHGTHRVCLAAIMQAVQRLQEEGAQWLQDCWVWLYRGAWQEWDIDRIEMAVPLSPEELTRKRRAIFKHQSQKDRPLFPGADQREFWQRAEERNRTTARIYDQLGLPEYEGIEAFVRWKF comes from the coding sequence ATGGTCAACGTTGCTGCCACTTCCCGCGTCCCCGTCCGAGTGTTCCCTGATTCCGAGCTGGCCTCCTCCACCGTGGCACGTGAGTTGGCGGCCTTCATCCGGCAGCGCGCCGCCGAGGGTCGTACGGCGGTGCTCGGGCTGGCCACCGGCTCGTCGCCGACGCGGGTGTACGAGGAACTGGTGCGGCTGCACCGCGAAGAAGGCTTGAGCTTCCAGAATGTGGTGAGCTTCAACCTCGACGAATACTACCCCATGGCGCCCGACTCGTTGCAGAGCTACGTGCGCTTCATGCGCGAGTACTTGTTCGACCACATCGACATCAAGCCGGAAAACGTGCACATCCCCGACGGCACCGTGCCCATCGAGCAGGTGGCCGACTACTGCCGCCGCTACGAGCAGCAGATTCAGGAAGCGGGCGGTATTGATTGGCAATTGCTGGGTATCGGGCGTACTGGCCACATCGGGTTCAACGAGCCGGGGTCTGGTTCGGAGTCGCGCACCCGCATGATCACCCTCGACCACATCACCCGCACCGACGCCGCCTCCGACTTCTACGGCGAGGAAAACGTACCGCGCCGCGCCCTGACCATGGGCGTGGGCACCATTCTCGAAGCTCGCAACATTGTGCTGCTGGCGTGGGGCGAAGGCAAGGCCGCCGTGGTGAAACGCATGGTGGAAGGCGAGCCAACCGATACCGTGCCCGCCACTTACTTGCAGCACCACCCCGCCGTGCAAGCCGTGCTCGACGAAGCGGCCGCCGCCGAGCTAAGCCCCCAAAAAACGCCTTGGCTAGCCAACGTGCCCTGCAATTGGCAGGATGAGGCCTTGGTTCGGAAAGCGTTGACCTGGCTGGCTCGCCGAACGGAAAAGCCTATTCTCAAGCTCACCGACGAAGACTACAACGAGAATGGGTTGTCTGGTTTGTTGGCTGAATCAGGTCCGGCCTATTCTATCAACATCCGGGTTTTCAACGAACTGCAACACACCATTACTGGCTGGCCGGGCGGCAAGCCCCACGCCGACGACACCCACCGCCCCGAGCGCGCCGCTCCTTTTCCGAAGCGCGTACTTGTTTTCAGTCCGCACCCCGACGACGACGTTATTTCCATGGGCGGCACCCTGATTCGGCTGGTCGATCAGGGCCACGAGGTGCACGTGGCGTACCAGACCTCCGGCAACATTGCGGTGTTCGATGACGAAGCCATCCGGTTTGCCGAGTTCGTAGCCGACTACGACGAGGCGTTTCGCTTCGACGACCAGCCCGCCGAAACCCTGTATCAGCGCGTGGTGGAGTTCTTGGAAAACAAGCAGCCCGGCCAGGTGGATTCCAACGAAGTGCAGCAGATAAAGGGCCTCATTCGGCGTGGCGAAGCGAAAAGTGCCTGCCGCTACGTGGGGGTGCCGCAGGAACGGGCCCACTTCCAGGAGTTGCCGTTCTATGAAACTGGCCGCGTGCGCAAAAAGCCCCTTAGCGACGAGGATATCCAACTAACCATGGAACTGCTTGACCGCATTCAGCCCCAGCAAATCTACGCCGCCGGCGACCTGAGTGACCCGCACGGCACCCACCGCGTGTGTTTGGCCGCCATTATGCAGGCCGTGCAGCGCCTCCAAGAAGAGGGTGCGCAGTGGCTACAAGACTGCTGGGTGTGGCTCTATCGCGGCGCCTGGCAGGAGTGGGACATCGACCGGATTGAAATGGCCGTGCCGCTTTCCCCTGAGGAACTCACGCGCAAGCGCCGGGCTATTTTCAAGCATCAGTCGCAGAAAGACCGGCCGCTGTTCCCCGGCGCCGACCAGCGCGAGTTCTGGCAGCGCGCCGAAGAGCGTAACCGCACCACCGCCCGCATCTACGACCAACTCGGCCTGCCCGAGTACGAGGGCATCGAAGCATTTGTGCGGTGGAAGTTCTGA